The following proteins come from a genomic window of Lolium rigidum isolate FL_2022 chromosome 5, APGP_CSIRO_Lrig_0.1, whole genome shotgun sequence:
- the LOC124657539 gene encoding vegetative cell wall protein gp1-like — MASVLLGVVGLVCLAEAARATQFPVGWRVPDAGAEPYNAWAGRMCFRTGDQLLFQYPKETDSVLLVDQAAYNVCNTTTYVAKFEGGCTLFTLDRPGPFFFITGNQAHCMANQKLIVVVHPADHTPPTPTPPSPMPPPASPPPSMSPPPSPTGSPPSATPPPSPSSSPGTPGAPPSPPSSSSGTPQAPTSPPSSSPSTPTSPPSSSPGAPQAPASPPSSSPGTPGAPTSPPSSSPGAPQAPTSPPSSSPSTPTSPPSSSSGAPQAPASPPSSSPGTPTTPGSPPSSSPGTPGSVPQPPPDTTSPPGAEGAPGTPGSVPQPPSDTTSPPGADGASSTMPSSGVAQATAGVISTLAAAFGYAMLAI, encoded by the exons ATGGCGAGTGTATTATTAGGAGTGGTAGGACTGGTGTGCTTGGCTGAGGCGGCGCGCGCAACACAGTTCCCGGTGGGGTGGCGCGTGCCGGACGCAGGCGCCGAGCCGTACAACGCGTGGGCCGGGCGGATGTGTTTCCGGACCGGTGACCAGCTCC TGTTCCAGTACCCCAAGGAGACGGACTCGGTCCTCCTGGTGGATCAGGCCGCCTACAACGTCTGCAACACCACCACCTACGTGGCCAAGTTCGAGGGCGGCTGCACGCTCTTCACGCTCGACCGCCCGGGCCCATTCTTCTTCATCACCGGCAACCAGGCACACTGCATGGCCAACCAGAAGCTCATAGTCGTCGTCCACCCAGCCGACCACACCCCACCAACACCGACTCCTCCCTCCCccatgccgccgccggcgtcccCGCCTCCTTCCATGTCGCCTCCGCCATCTCCGACAGGTTCGCCTCCAAGCGCTACTCCGCCTCCATCGCCGTCTTCTTCACCGGGCACCCCGGGAGCTCCACcctcgccgccgtcttcttcatCGGGTACACCCCAAGCTCCAACCTCACCGCCGTCTTCTTCACCGAGTACCCCAACCTCACCCCCGTCTTCTTCGCCGGGTGCACCCCAAGCTCCAGCCTCACCGCCGTCTTCTTCACCGGGCACCCCGGGAGCTCCAACCTCACCGCCGTCTTCTTCGCCGGGTGCACCCCAAGCTCCAACCTCACCGCCGTCTTCTTCACCGAGTACCCCAACCTCACCCCCGTCTTCTTCGTCGGGTGCACCCCAAGCTCCAGCCTCACCGCCGTCTTCTTCACCGGGTACCCCAACAACTCCAGGCTCACCGCCTTCCTCTTCCCCTGGTACACCTGGAAGCGTGCCGCAGCCACCGCCTGACACGACCAGCCCACCAGGTGCAGAAGGGGCGCCTGGTACACCTGGAAGCGTGCCCCAGCCACCGTCCGACACGACCAGCCCACCAGGTGCAGATGGGGCAAGCTCAACTATGCCAAGCAGCGGTGTCGCTCAGGCGACGGCAGGCGTAATAAGCACTCTTGCAGCGGCCTTTGGGTACGCCATGCTGGCTATCTAA
- the LOC124657540 gene encoding cation/H(+) antiporter 15-like, with amino-acid sequence MARPVDCDLDPELQNVSLDTLFLIVLQATVVIALAKFIHLSLRRHNQPSAISQILAGIMVGSLGLHEVIVHVDVVNVEDTYEWYVSEARIFYMFYVGLDADLAALWNDSRRGIVATYASVATCLLLAAFVSGGMYGSMMHTPVRSPELLAAVLMLTIANTSSVDVTRMVHEVGLAATATGRLLVATAIATNVICIVGEGVFSCMKMASGRTPGYSAPQRLGLGVLALLKVGIAMALLRPAVAFMNRRNAGRHRIGNWELALILVAVSFIGNFPRRAGFDGMPATLLLGLAFPREGPVARTVMHALAYPLHALAVPFYFGTMGMRLNFSAMSGAVVVPAVLLTILGLIGKCLGTMGAARFLDHMPLADAARLGVLLNIKGHVNMIDMSFASSEGIWAEQALMAMVMGSMISTVIAGPVFAVVYRKEREAYLSSGDRTLERLVVKVADDQSTELSMLACVHGARGAPGMLSLVELLASKPDVQPAVHVLHLYDAARKHARAGTGGAKRYHEQVQIDSEKHLDRINDAATQVNWTVDLFASITGLVIRQIDAGDRGPVTNLKTVRRCTEEVRADVLMVPYHKEQHYDGKMVCRWEDRRRLCLGALERAPCTVAVLADRPFRRGSTSFQLPTKISTSEEALGNQRDDRAAAPTHVAAVFLGGPDDREAVSFACRLARNHTVSLTAIRFVQRGKHDHDRVHTTAHAGDHADGEVSVMVDSTTGDGPDDCCMAAFHREYVAKELASYVEKAVIAPEDVLQALRGVAGAYALVVVGRGGRQPAELVAGLERWVECAEMGPVGDILASDESLEMGNIIVVQQKKAAPPPLDLDPPAVAI; translated from the exons ATGGCGAGGCCCGTGGACTGCGACCTGGACCCGGAGCTGCAGAACGTGTCCCTGGACACGCTCTTTCTCATCGTCCTCCAGGCCACCGTCGTCATCGCCCTCGCCAAGTTCATCcacctctccctccgccgccacaACCAGCCCAGCGCCATCTCCCAGATCCTC GCTGGGATCATGGTGGGGAGCCTGGGGCTGCACGAGGTGATCGTGCACGTGGACGTGGTGAACGTGGAGGACACGTACGAGTGGTACGTCTCCGAGGCGCGCATCTTCTACATGTTCTACGTCGGCCTCGACGCCGACCTCGCCGCGCTCTGGAACGACAGCCGCCGGGGCATCGTCGCCACCTACGCCAGCGTCGCCACctgcctcctcctcgccgccttcgtCTCGGGCGGCATGTACGGCAGCATGATGCACACGCCTGTCCGCTCGCCCGAGCTGCTCGCCGCCGTGCTCATGCTCACCATCGCCAACACCTCCTCCGTCGACGTCACCCGGATGGTCCACGAGGTGGGGCTCGCCGCCACGGCCACCGGCAGGCTCCtcgtcgccaccgccatcgccaccAACGTCATCTGCATCGTCGGCGAGGGCGTCTTCTCATGCATGAAGATGGCCTCCGGGAGGACGCCCGGGTACAGCGCGCCGCAGCGGCTGGGCCTCGGCGTGCTCGCGCTGCTCAAGGTCGGCATCGCGATGGCGCTGCTCCGGCCCGCGGTGGCGTTCATGAACCGCCGCAACGCCGGCCGCCACCGCATCGGGAACTGGGAGCTCGCGCTCATCCTCGTCGCCGTctccttcatcggcaacttcccGCGCCGCGCCGGGTTCGACGGGATGCCGGCGACGCTGCTGCTCGGGCTCGCGTTCCCGAGGGAGGGCCCCGTGGCGAGGACCGTCATGCACGCGCTCGCGTACCCGCTGCACGCCCTCGCCGTGCCCTTCTACTTCGGGACCATGGGCATGCGGCTCAACTTCAGCGCCATGtccggcgccgtcgtcgtcccCGCCGTCCTCCTCACCATCCTCGGCCTCATCGGCAAGTGCCTCGGCACCATGGGCGCCGCCAGGTTCCTTGATCACATGCCGCTCGCCGACGCCGCGCGCTTGGGCGTCCTCCTCAACATCAAGGGCCACGTCAACATGATCGACATGAGCTTCGCTAGCTCCGAAGGGATCTGGGCGGAGCAGGCGCTCATGGCGATGGTCATGGGGAGCATGATCAGCACCGTCATCGCCGGCCCGGTGTTCGCCGTGGTCTACCGCAAGGAGAGGGAGGCATACCTCAGCAGCGGCGACAGGACGCTCGAGCGCCTGGTGGTCAAGGTGGCCGATGACCAGTCCACGGAGCTGAGCATGCTCGCCTGCGTGCACGGAGCGCGCGGAGCGCCCGGGATGCTCAGCCTCGTCGAGCTGCTCGCGAGCAAGCCCGACGTCCAGCCAGCCGTGCACGTCCTGCACCTCTACGACGCCGCGCGCAAGCACGCCCGCGCCGGCACCGGCGGCGCCAAGCGCTACCACGAGCAGGTCCAGATCGACAGCGAGAAGCACCTGGACCGCATCAACGACGCCGCCACGCAGGTGAACTGGACCGTCGACCTGTTCGCGTCCATCACCGGACTCGTCATCCGCCAGATCGACGCCGGCGACCGCGGCCCCGTCACGAACCTCAAGACCGTCCGCCGCTGCACGGAGGAGGTCCGCGCGGACGTCCTGATGGTGCCCTACCACAAGGAGCAGCACTACGACGGGAAGATGGTGTGCCGGTGGGAGGACCGCCGCCGGCTGTGCCTTGGGGCGCTGGAGCGCGCGCCGTGCACCGTTGCCGTCCTCGCCGACCGCCCGTTCCGGAGGGGCAGCACGAGCTTCCAGCTGCCGACCAAGATATCCACGAGCGAGGAGGCGTTGGGGAACCAGCGCGACGACCGGGCCGCGGCGCCGACCCACGTAGCCGCCGTCTTCCTCGGCGGGCCGGACGACCGCGAGGCGGTGTCGTTCGCCTGCCGCCTCGCCAGGAACCACACCGTCAGTCTGACCGCCATCCGCTTCGTGCAGCGTGGCAAGCACGACCACGACCGTGTCCATACGACGGCACACGCCGGTGATCACGCGGACGGGGAAGTGTCAGTCATGGTGGACAGTACTACCGGCGATGGTCCCGACGACTGCTGCATGGCAGCGTTCCACCGCGAGTACGTGGCGAAGGAGCTCGCCTCGTACGTTGAGAAGGCGGTCATCGCGCCGGAAGACGTGCTGCAGGCGCTGCGCGGGGTGGCCGGAGCGTACGCGCTCGTCGTGGTGGGACGCGGCGGGCGGCAGCCGGCGGAGCTGGTGGCAGGGCTCGAGCGCTGGGTCGAGTGCGCCGAGATGGGCCCGGTCGGGGACATCCTAGCGTCGGATGAGTCACTCGAGATGGGCAACATAATCGTGGTGCAGCAGAAgaaggcggcgccgccgccgttggACCTCGACCCACCGGCCGTGGCGATCTGA